The Eubacteriaceae bacterium Marseille-Q4139 genome has a window encoding:
- a CDS encoding LysR family transcriptional regulator, protein MNLESYKYFIAAAEELNFTKAAKRLYMTQQALSKQIDKLEKCYNARLFNREPPMSLTPAGECLYRHMCRILDDERQMRSELDSILKISRLRLIIGVSYYRSSVLLPELLAEYHQQWPEVMVEIRENSLSKTVEALKLGKVDLMFGYEEPEDPTLVSIPVLKESVVFVLPKVLASQYFSGNELDEMKNRESVSLKQFAKCPFVRLVSNSWLGMLFDKCCEEEGIAPHIVLDSSSIFTMLSCCVQGIGAALVPRLYLKNLTEEQRKSVHVFRWDYPAASSSGAILYLKSSYLSDAAREFVETARKACQTMSRPAEDCGKKNIV, encoded by the coding sequence GTGAATCTTGAAAGCTATAAATATTTCATTGCAGCAGCGGAAGAATTAAATTTTACGAAAGCCGCGAAACGTCTTTACATGACGCAGCAGGCCTTAAGCAAACAGATCGACAAATTGGAGAAATGTTACAATGCCCGTCTGTTTAACCGGGAGCCACCCATGAGTCTGACTCCAGCGGGAGAGTGCCTATACCGTCACATGTGCCGGATTTTGGATGATGAAAGGCAGATGCGGAGCGAACTAGACAGTATCTTAAAAATCAGCCGCCTTCGGCTTATCATTGGCGTTTCCTACTACCGAAGCAGCGTTCTGCTCCCAGAACTTTTGGCGGAATATCATCAACAGTGGCCGGAGGTAATGGTGGAGATCCGGGAGAATAGCCTATCAAAAACTGTGGAGGCATTAAAGCTTGGAAAAGTGGATCTGATGTTTGGCTATGAAGAGCCAGAGGATCCGACGCTTGTATCGATACCGGTTCTAAAAGAGTCGGTGGTGTTTGTGCTGCCGAAGGTTCTGGCGTCCCAGTACTTTTCCGGAAATGAGCTGGATGAAATGAAGAATCGTGAATCTGTATCTTTAAAACAGTTTGCAAAATGTCCATTTGTGCGGCTGGTTTCTAATTCCTGGCTTGGAATGCTGTTTGATAAATGCTGTGAAGAGGAGGGCATTGCGCCCCACATCGTTCTGGATTCCAGCAGTATTTTTACAATGCTTTCCTGTTGTGTCCAGGGCATCGGCGCTGCGCTTGTACCGAGGCTATATTTAAAAAATTTGACGGAGGAACAGAGAAAGAGCGTCCATGTATTCCGTTGGGATTATCCGGCTGCCAGCAGCAGTGGGGCTATTTTATATTTAAAGAGCAGCTATCTTTCAGATGCGGCCAGGGAATTCGTCGAGACAGCCAGAAAAGCATGTCAGACTATGAGCCGGCCGGCAGAGGATTGCGGAAAAAAGAATATTGTATAA
- a CDS encoding QueT transporter family protein, which produces MKTNKSDRNPLYLMVYGAAIAAIYIILFMLFEPIGSGVIQFRISELLCVMPYFTPAAIPGLFIGCLISNLLGGGVPMDIIGGSLATLIGAVGSYLLRKNRYLVSVPPIVSNMLIIPWVLKYGYGSDAMIWFSTITIGIGEFLAIGVLGQILLGVLEKYKGVLFDSRVLAR; this is translated from the coding sequence ATGAAAACCAACAAGTCAGACAGAAACCCACTGTACCTGATGGTATATGGTGCTGCCATTGCAGCCATTTATATCATCCTGTTTATGCTCTTTGAGCCAATCGGCTCCGGCGTCATCCAGTTTCGGATTTCCGAGCTGCTCTGCGTCATGCCGTACTTCACGCCGGCGGCGATTCCGGGCCTGTTTATCGGATGCCTGATCTCTAACCTGCTTGGCGGCGGCGTTCCGATGGATATCATTGGAGGAAGCCTTGCGACGTTAATCGGTGCCGTCGGTTCGTATCTGTTAAGGAAGAACCGCTATCTCGTATCGGTGCCGCCGATTGTGTCCAACATGCTGATTATTCCGTGGGTGTTAAAATACGGCTACGGAAGCGATGCGATGATCTGGTTTTCCACGATCACCATCGGAATCGGGGAATTCCTTGCTATCGGCGTTCTGGGGCAGATTCTTCTCGGTGTCCTTGAAAAATATAAGGGCGTTCTTTTCGACAGCCGGGTGCTGGCAAGATAA
- a CDS encoding site-specific integrase, whose protein sequence is MAIDKRGRKLPKGIQQRYDKFEGRFQYQGKRYLVHGDTVTETQKAMNELRYKLEHGAFVEKKKVVLSEWFTTWMEQYKKNRVKAGTYYNYKKYFDSMIKGRLGDKKVSDIRGEHIQRFYNDLEKEGYALSSIKIVSAILNGCMQQAVRNGLIERNPVKLAELPRQKEKGARQAMTKEQQALFMEYAKDSYLYNLFAVMLRTGMRNGEIRGLKYSDVDKKKNVIHVQRTLKYIEGRGYFEDTPKTRTSKRDIPLTADLVALLDAQRNYWGFKVERLDRYLFCNEKGEPLSRDRLQAEINRIVKRIQAEGHDFPRITPHIFRHTFATRAIEAGMPPQVLKTILGHSSLAMTMDLYSHVLPDTKAAEMEKIAGAF, encoded by the coding sequence ATGGCGATAGATAAGCGAGGAAGAAAACTCCCCAAAGGAATACAACAGCGGTATGATAAGTTTGAGGGGCGCTTTCAGTATCAAGGGAAAAGGTATCTCGTACATGGCGATACGGTCACGGAAACCCAAAAGGCCATGAATGAACTGCGGTACAAGCTGGAACACGGCGCATTTGTGGAAAAGAAAAAGGTGGTTCTGTCTGAATGGTTCACAACTTGGATGGAGCAATATAAGAAAAACAGGGTAAAGGCCGGGACATACTACAATTACAAGAAGTATTTCGACAGCATGATAAAGGGACGGCTGGGAGATAAAAAAGTTTCGGATATACGAGGCGAACATATTCAGCGGTTTTACAATGATTTGGAGAAGGAAGGCTATGCGCTTTCTAGTATCAAAATTGTATCCGCTATCCTTAATGGGTGTATGCAGCAGGCCGTTAGAAATGGGCTGATTGAACGGAACCCGGTCAAGCTGGCGGAACTGCCGAGGCAGAAAGAGAAAGGAGCAAGGCAGGCTATGACGAAAGAACAGCAGGCGCTTTTCATGGAATATGCAAAGGACAGCTATTTGTACAATCTGTTTGCTGTTATGCTGCGAACCGGCATGAGAAACGGGGAAATAAGAGGCTTAAAGTATTCGGACGTAGACAAGAAAAAGAATGTGATTCATGTACAACGCACACTGAAATACATAGAGGGCCGGGGATATTTTGAGGATACTCCTAAAACTCGAACATCCAAAAGGGATATACCATTGACTGCTGACTTGGTGGCGCTACTGGACGCACAGCGCAATTACTGGGGCTTTAAAGTGGAACGGCTAGACCGTTACCTATTTTGTAACGAGAAGGGGGAACCTTTAAGCCGGGACAGGCTACAGGCAGAAATAAACCGGATTGTGAAGCGCATTCAGGCAGAGGGACACGACTTCCCACGGATTACGCCCCACATCTTCCGGCACACATTCGCCACACGGGCCATAGAGGCAGGAATGCCGCCCCAGGTATTAAAAACAATCCTAGGCCATAGCTCCCTTGCTATGACGATGGACTTATACAGTCATGTACTGCCAGACACGAAAGCGGCAGAAATGGAGAAGATTGCAGGAGCATTTTAA